One genomic segment of Rhodohalobacter mucosus includes these proteins:
- the folE2 gene encoding GTP cyclohydrolase FolE2 — translation MITTNLRRFYDPTFTVTDSYKESLPDLQNGPASLIEGANVPIQQVGISNFKLPLKYPTPSGELLTLETSVDGYVGLDAGKKGINMGRIMRTFYKFQHDVFHPDKLEEVLKAYQDDLESRSAFLKLSFSYPMMKESLRSGLAGYQYYNVSIEGKLDESGQFTSYMHLDFEYSSACPCSYELSEHARESRDLAAIPHSQRSVATITAQLNSEIFVDDMVEICREALQTETQVIVKREDEQAFAEMNGAFQKFVEDAARLLYDELNKDERIRDFVVRCAHLESLHSHDAVSRICKGVPNGLR, via the coding sequence CATACAAGGAGAGTTTGCCCGATTTGCAAAACGGCCCTGCTTCATTGATTGAAGGAGCCAATGTACCGATTCAGCAGGTGGGTATTTCCAATTTCAAGCTGCCACTTAAATATCCGACCCCGAGCGGTGAGCTTCTCACACTCGAGACATCGGTTGACGGATATGTAGGACTGGATGCCGGAAAGAAAGGTATCAATATGGGACGGATCATGAGAACGTTCTACAAATTTCAGCACGACGTTTTCCATCCCGACAAGCTGGAAGAGGTGCTCAAAGCCTATCAGGATGACCTGGAAAGCCGGTCAGCATTCCTGAAGCTCTCATTCAGCTATCCTATGATGAAGGAGAGCCTCCGGTCCGGATTGGCAGGGTATCAGTACTATAATGTATCCATCGAAGGCAAACTTGATGAAAGCGGACAGTTTACAAGCTATATGCACCTTGATTTCGAATACAGCAGTGCATGTCCGTGCTCCTATGAACTATCGGAGCACGCACGGGAGTCGAGAGATCTTGCAGCCATACCGCACAGCCAGCGCAGCGTGGCCACGATTACCGCTCAGCTGAACAGTGAAATCTTTGTAGATGATATGGTAGAGATTTGCCGTGAAGCCCTTCAGACGGAAACGCAGGTAATAGTAAAGCGTGAAGATGAGCAGGCATTTGCCGAGATGAACGGTGCATTTCAGAAGTTTGTGGAGGACGCAGCACGCCTTCTTTACGACGAACTGAACAAAGATGAGCGCATCCGCGACTTTGTGGTACGATGTGCCCACCTTGAAAGTCTGCACAGCCACGACGCCGTAAGCCGAATCTGCAAAGGCGTTCCCAACGGACTCAGGTAG
- a CDS encoding multifunctional oxoglutarate decarboxylase/oxoglutarate dehydrogenase thiamine pyrophosphate-binding subunit/dihydrolipoyllysine-residue succinyltransferase subunit, with the protein MKSLEAVFGPNSALVEELYDQYLENPDSVPPHWKKYFDEIEGKEAPVPEPEPESNGAPAVKAPETEEEPEAEAKAPEKKQPAKAPEKEKPDVVIPDDAELEKIKGVSSKIVENMDNSIEVPTATSLRVLPVKMLTEDRTIVNTHLLQRGEPKASFTHFIAWAVIQALKDFPSINSFYAQKEGSHYRVKPSSVNLGIAVDLESKDGSRNLVVPNIKNVDRMNFREFLYAYAELIEKARSGNLELSDFQGTTISITNPGTIGTVSSVPRLMKGQGAIIATGAINYPAEYQSMAQDVLNQLGISKVMTVTCTYDHRIIQGAESGMFLQKVHSLLNGEETFYDAIFEDLEIPYAPLPYGEDKYEGQLSGKANTLEQDRRAIAVWRLINMYRMRGHVLADLDPLGAEPGHSPELDLDYYGLTLWDLDREFYCEGLGGQDITRLRDIIKLLRNTYCGKIGAEYMHILDLDERKFLRESMESTTNTPNLTKDEKEDILHKLNQAMAFEQFLHRKYIGHKRFSLEGAETLIPMMHFLMEKAGEKDVEKFFFGMAHRGRLNILVNIMNKPYQKVFADFEGNIDPDSIQGSGDVKYHLGTKGNYETKSGHEIELELLPNPSHLEAVNPVVEGAARASQDHHGSNDAEKKIIPVLMHGDAAFAGQGVVAETLNMSQLRGYETGGTIHIIINNQIGFTTLPLDARSTEYASDLAKMILAPIFHVNGDDPEAAVHAMRLALEYRQQFGKDVVIDLICYRKHGHNEGDEPAFTQPGLYKEIENHPTARDIYLEELLRKGEFSKEETDSIFNEFEELLNQAFEDAKSSPALEVTDKMLDRSEETQKERDTFPDTTFPIEDLKEIAVKLNTVPKNFDANPKLLRQLAKRAEAAQNNEKKIDWGFAEALAFGSLLKDGTTIRLTGQDVERGTFSHRHAVLHGTNTAQKFIPLNNLYENQGIFTPYNSLLSEFAALGFEFGYASAKLDALVVWEAQFGDFANGAQVIIDQFITSSEAKWGQQSSIVMTLPHGYEGQGPEHSSARLERFLQLCAEDNIQVANFTTPTQYFHALRKQVLQDKKKPLIIMSPKSLLRHPLAVCNVEELATGKFHPFIEDLDVEDEKSIDRLVICSGKVYYDLYKERDEQEKSSVALARLEQFYPFPDKDLRSYLKKMSHVKEIVWCQEEPRNMGAWTFVSNRIESILGKGQKLTYAGRQASASPAAGQKAIHEAEQKKLIETALG; encoded by the coding sequence GACCAATATCTGGAAAATCCGGATTCCGTCCCGCCCCACTGGAAAAAGTATTTTGACGAAATAGAAGGCAAAGAGGCACCGGTTCCCGAGCCGGAACCTGAATCGAATGGCGCGCCTGCTGTGAAAGCCCCGGAAACAGAGGAAGAACCGGAAGCAGAGGCAAAAGCTCCGGAAAAGAAACAGCCTGCAAAAGCACCTGAAAAAGAGAAGCCGGATGTTGTAATTCCGGATGATGCGGAACTGGAAAAGATCAAAGGGGTCTCGTCTAAGATAGTCGAGAACATGGATAATAGCATTGAGGTACCCACAGCGACCTCACTGCGCGTTCTGCCGGTCAAAATGCTTACGGAAGATCGTACCATTGTTAATACGCACCTGCTGCAGCGGGGCGAGCCAAAAGCCTCTTTTACACATTTTATCGCATGGGCGGTCATTCAGGCTCTGAAGGATTTTCCCTCGATCAACTCGTTCTATGCTCAGAAAGAGGGTTCTCACTATCGCGTGAAACCATCCTCGGTAAACCTTGGAATAGCTGTGGACCTCGAGAGTAAGGATGGGTCACGAAACCTGGTGGTTCCCAACATAAAAAATGTAGACCGGATGAATTTCCGGGAATTTCTTTACGCTTACGCTGAACTGATCGAGAAAGCCAGAAGCGGAAACCTGGAGCTGTCCGACTTTCAGGGCACGACAATCAGCATCACCAACCCGGGCACCATCGGTACCGTGTCATCGGTTCCGAGGCTGATGAAGGGGCAGGGTGCAATCATTGCCACGGGTGCTATCAACTACCCGGCAGAATACCAGTCGATGGCGCAGGACGTGCTGAATCAGCTTGGTATCAGTAAGGTTATGACCGTGACATGTACCTACGACCACCGGATTATTCAGGGTGCGGAATCAGGCATGTTTCTTCAGAAAGTGCACTCCCTGCTGAACGGTGAAGAGACCTTTTACGATGCCATCTTTGAGGATCTTGAAATACCTTATGCGCCGCTGCCGTACGGTGAAGACAAATATGAAGGGCAGCTGAGCGGTAAAGCCAACACCCTTGAACAGGACCGGCGCGCCATAGCGGTATGGAGACTCATTAATATGTACCGCATGCGCGGTCATGTGCTGGCCGACCTGGATCCGCTCGGTGCTGAGCCCGGACACTCACCCGAACTGGACCTTGATTATTACGGGCTGACCCTTTGGGACCTCGACCGTGAGTTTTACTGTGAAGGCCTTGGCGGACAGGACATCACCAGGCTGCGCGACATCATTAAGCTTCTCAGAAATACCTATTGCGGCAAGATAGGCGCTGAGTACATGCACATTCTGGATCTCGATGAGCGCAAATTCCTTCGCGAGTCGATGGAGTCGACCACGAACACTCCAAACCTCACCAAGGACGAAAAAGAGGATATATTGCATAAGCTCAATCAGGCTATGGCCTTTGAGCAGTTTCTTCACAGAAAATACATCGGGCACAAAAGGTTTTCACTGGAGGGTGCCGAGACGCTGATCCCCATGATGCATTTTCTAATGGAAAAAGCGGGTGAAAAGGATGTGGAGAAATTTTTCTTTGGCATGGCCCACCGCGGCAGGCTCAACATCCTGGTCAATATTATGAATAAACCTTATCAAAAAGTCTTTGCAGACTTTGAGGGGAACATTGACCCGGATTCCATCCAGGGATCGGGTGACGTGAAATACCATCTTGGCACGAAAGGAAACTATGAAACCAAGAGCGGACATGAGATCGAACTGGAGCTGCTGCCGAATCCAAGTCACCTTGAAGCGGTAAACCCGGTTGTGGAAGGTGCTGCACGGGCAAGCCAGGATCACCACGGATCGAATGATGCAGAGAAGAAAATTATTCCCGTATTGATGCATGGCGATGCTGCGTTTGCGGGACAGGGTGTGGTCGCCGAAACGCTCAATATGTCGCAGCTGCGCGGTTATGAGACCGGCGGCACCATCCATATCATTATCAACAACCAGATTGGGTTTACCACGCTTCCACTGGATGCACGCTCCACGGAATATGCTTCGGATCTTGCCAAAATGATTCTGGCTCCTATTTTTCACGTCAACGGAGACGATCCGGAAGCTGCCGTGCATGCAATGCGTCTGGCACTTGAATATCGACAGCAGTTCGGAAAAGACGTGGTAATCGACCTGATCTGCTACAGAAAGCACGGGCACAATGAAGGTGACGAACCGGCCTTTACCCAGCCCGGCCTTTATAAAGAGATAGAAAATCACCCAACTGCGCGAGACATCTACCTGGAGGAGCTGTTACGTAAAGGTGAATTCAGCAAGGAAGAGACCGACTCCATTTTCAATGAATTTGAGGAGCTGCTGAATCAGGCTTTTGAAGACGCGAAAAGCTCACCGGCTCTTGAAGTAACCGATAAGATGCTCGACCGGTCGGAGGAGACGCAAAAGGAACGCGACACCTTTCCTGATACCACCTTCCCGATTGAAGACCTTAAAGAGATTGCCGTTAAGCTGAATACGGTTCCTAAAAATTTTGACGCCAACCCAAAACTGCTTCGACAGCTTGCCAAACGTGCTGAAGCTGCCCAGAACAATGAGAAAAAAATTGACTGGGGTTTTGCAGAGGCGCTTGCTTTCGGGTCACTGCTAAAAGACGGAACCACCATTCGCCTTACCGGCCAGGATGTGGAGAGAGGTACTTTTTCACACCGGCATGCGGTGCTTCACGGAACGAATACTGCACAGAAGTTTATACCACTCAACAATCTCTATGAGAATCAGGGAATATTTACGCCCTATAACAGTCTTCTCAGTGAGTTTGCAGCGCTCGGATTTGAATTCGGATATGCCTCAGCAAAACTGGATGCCCTGGTAGTATGGGAAGCGCAGTTCGGAGATTTTGCGAACGGCGCGCAGGTCATAATTGATCAGTTCATCACTTCATCCGAAGCCAAGTGGGGGCAGCAGTCGTCCATCGTTATGACGCTTCCACACGGCTATGAAGGACAGGGACCTGAACACTCTTCCGCCAGGCTCGAACGCTTTCTGCAGCTTTGCGCTGAAGATAATATCCAGGTAGCCAATTTTACCACGCCCACACAGTATTTCCATGCTCTGAGAAAGCAGGTTCTTCAGGACAAAAAGAAACCCCTGATCATCATGTCGCCTAAGAGCCTTCTTCGTCATCCCCTTGCCGTTTGCAATGTGGAGGAGCTGGCAACAGGGAAATTTCATCCTTTTATAGAGGATCTTGACGTAGAAGATGAGAAATCGATTGACCGTCTGGTTATCTGTTCGGGCAAGGTGTACTACGATCTTTACAAGGAGCGTGATGAACAGGAGAAATCATCCGTTGCACTCGCGCGACTCGAACAGTTCTATCCGTTCCCTGACAAGGATCTGCGCTCTTATCTGAAAAAAATGAGCCATGTCAAAGAGATCGTATGGTGTCAGGAAGAGCCGCGCAATATGGGTGCATGGACATTTGTTTCCAACAGAATTGAATCTATTCTGGGCAAGGGTCAGAAGTTAACCTATGCGGGCAGGCAAGCCTCTGCGTCACCCGCAGCCGGACAAAAAGCCATCCATGAGGCGGAACAGAAAAAACTGATTGAAACAGCGCTGGGATAG